One window of Amaranthus tricolor cultivar Red isolate AtriRed21 chromosome 11, ASM2621246v1, whole genome shotgun sequence genomic DNA carries:
- the LOC130827885 gene encoding DNA-dependent metalloprotease WSS1-like, producing MDLTDLNKVWEIKPLRMIGENEARKILENVAKQVQPIMYKRKWKVQVLSEFCPSNPSLMGLNVGGGAEVKLRLRRPERQWDFFPYEQILDTMLHELCHNEIGPHNADFYKLLDELRLECEELMAKGISGSGKGFDLPGRRLGGFSQPPPLPLLPQSALAAPERRGQRGTLLPSGPRRIGGDNSIKAALSPIQAAAMAAERRLHDELWCGSRSQGTHGQQANNSASSSTESRVPILSEQTWRPHETIENRDTWQCSLCTLINKPLALACEACQTPRITEIKSSFKNWSCKFCTLINDNQLERCSACGEWRYSLGPPVGGYTPHVGT from the exons ATGGACCTGACGGATCTTAACAAGGTCTGGGAAATCAAGCCTCTAAGGATGATTGGTGAAAATGAGGCTCGAAAAATCTTAGAGAATGTGGCAAAACAGGTGCAACCAATCATGTACAAGCGCAAATGGAAAGTTCAGGTCCTGTCCGAATTCTG CCCATCAAATCCATCCCTTATGGGATTGAACGTTGGTGGAGGTGCGGAGGTTAAGCTACGTTTGCGTAGGCCAGAAAGGCAATGGGATTTCTTTCCTTATGAACAGATTCTTGATACCATGCTGCATGAACTGTGCCACAATGAAATTGGTCCGCATAATGCCGATTTCTACAAACTATTGGATGAACTTAGACTG GAGTGTGAAGAATTAATGGCGAAAGGAATTTCAGGTAGTGGGAAAGGATTTGATCTACCGGGACGACGTTTGGGTGGGTTCTCACAGCCACCGCCTTTACCATTGCTTCCCCAAAGTGCATTGGCAGCTCCTGAACGAAGAGGACAACGTGGAACTTTGTTGCCATCAGGGCCTAGGCGTATAGGTGGTGATAATAGTATTAAGGCTGCACTAAGCCCAATTCAAGCTGCGGCCATGGCTGCAGAAAGAAGGCTTCATGATGAATTGTGGTGTGGATCCCGATCCCAGGGAACTCATGGGCAGCAAGCAAATAACAGTGCGTCATCCTCCACTGAATCTCGTGTGCCCATTTTGAGTGAGCAAACTTGGCGACCCCATGAGACGATAGAAAATCGAGACACATGGCAATGCTCTTTATGTACTTTGATTAATAAG CCTCTAGCTCTTGCATGTGAAGCATGCCAAACACCAAGAATCACGGAGATCAAGTCGAGTTTCAAAAACTGGTCCTGTAAATTCTGTACTTTGATCAACGACAATCAGCTAGAAAGATGTTCGGCTTGTGGAGAATGGAGATATTCATTAGGCCCTCCTGTTGGTGGTTATACACCTCATGTTGGCACTTGA